ggttactatagcataataaacatgcgcagagtcgaataatgggttctgcgcatgtcatatgcttttcgaaaaatagccaatttAGACGCTCCATTTCTTCCTGTAATGTGATATGAACCATGACCTAGAAATGGGTAGGCAAGCAATAACCCTCTACCATCATACATGGAGTACATTATTATGCAAATGCTGCACTACATGATTTTTACAGATTCCATATCCGCCGCAGGAGCGTACATCTCCTCATAGTGCTCGTTCTCAACCACCGCAAAATAGCAGCCGTTCTCCCCAAGATACTAGATCTCCCCCTGGGGCGCAACAACAGAGTGAGAAGTACATATGTATACAACTACGCAACGAAGGTAGTGGTCTCGGGTTTGGACTAGTTGGAAAGAAAGGAATCGGCGTAGTTGTTAAAACTATTGTTCCTGGTGGAGCTGCTGCTAAGGTAAGTGACTGTCTAAGTGactttatacaaataatgcacAAATCACAGTGCGTTAGTGGAGATGCGGCCCACTTGAGGGAATTTACAATGGTGCAACATGAACGACATTGTGAATACCCAAGAGTGCGCCGTATCTCCACTAACGCACAAACACGAAAGCCTACCAAAACAGTTGTGTACCAGATATGAcaagatatacattttttatttaatggaGCCGCGGTGCAGACTAACGGTTCATAAATCTTGCATCCAGCATCTAGAGTAATCGGTAATCTGCCATTCGATTTACGCATGCTTTTTTGCTGCGCATTTTTTGCACTCCAGTGCATGATAGTGACAAAATAAAGAGTGCACACATGCCTCATTTCGACACTTCTGCTTGGCTACATCCTTGAACCCATTTTATAATTTGGTATATAACATTTTACATTTCATAAGTTGCACAATCAAAGTTTATAACAGTTTTGCAAACctttaaaatatatcatttgataaaataaacatataataaattattaattttaaaaatattcaaagTTCTGTAACCTGAAAAAAGTGTTTGCTGCCATCACTTGGTGAACATCTACTGATAAATAGAATTTGAATCGTACATCGATCTTAAAgttgtatttaaaatttataaactttaatattattagtatctgtacttaaatatttttattaaatacaacttgaaatatttagaaaaaaaataaataaaaaaatgttgttgagttacttgccaattacaggatatttatttaataatttattgtctcatttgaggcttagggagtggagttgaaagagtcgtgagttacaaccctgacACTAGTTCAGGATTGAACCCCTGACCTGGGAATTTGAAGGCAAGcctgttaaccaccaagctacaactccaATATGTGTTGTTGTAGTGTACACTACtacatttaaaaagtaatatttaacaatgggaaatgtatttaaattttgtaaactttCAAACACAGGATGGTCGCCTTCAACCTGGAGACATGATGGTATACATAAATGACACATGTGTGAGAGGTTTCACAAGAGACCAGATTGTTGATCTACTTATAAACTTACAAAAACAAAGCAAAGAGCTTACATTAAAAGTTACACGGGTAAGTCACGACACTTTACATATGGTACCCATTTAAATAAACGCATTTATGTCTCacttatgcttggttcccactagcgacgcaacacaaggacgtaacgcaacgcaagtgaattgaccaatcacaagcgatggcttattcgcttgtgattgctaactgtctataactttttttttttagaacatttttgttgaataatcaaactttatgtgacaacaaaaattgtatggacatgatgaagcCATATCAcaactatatttgggcatatcattaccatatttgggcacatcacagttttgttgtcaaactagtttgatagtgtagacagagctttataaaagGCGATACCTGACGATAATACATTcctatgtttaaaaataaagcaTTTATCATTATTGCTGTATACAGTAGATGGTATGATTTATCTTGTGGTCAGAACAGCTGTACTAATTCTTAGGGTTTAGAATTCTTGTGTTATGATCACCTTGGTTGGATCAATCTTTGTACTTAGTTGAGAAATACTTAAATGTATGTCTTCTTCAATCCTGATTtatgaaaagaaagaaaatatgtaaacatttttgctTAGGTTATTGTTTTACTGACTTTCACTGTATAAACAAATTTCGTTGAACTGCGCATACCTGATTTTACCAGGTAATGGAAAAACAATGGTTTAACCGTATTAGCCAATATAGTACCCtctatatttttcaataaactTGAAGAAATTTGTAATTCGTtaaaactattttgttttaaattacagtttttcaggtaaataatttgttttttttatccaatttttggtaaaagtgaataactattatgtgacattaaaatggcatattcaacaaataaaaatgttttttagttattttttcagggtacaatatatctttaagcaaAGTCAttgacattttgaaataaagtagattttttttttcaatgcaTGTCCAATCTAACTGCAGGTgtttataaattaatgaattattatacaggtatttagtttttcatttatatttttatttgcacAGGGTCCGCAACAACAATCAATAGGAAATCTCACAAGTCCGCCAAGTTCAGCACTCAGACTTCACAATGCTGGACGAAATGCATATGGCCCAACCACCGATAGGAAAATGGTAAGTACTTCTAACTATGAATATATTCTCTATTAAAgagtattaagctctgtctacactatcaaactagtttgacaagaaagtgtgatatgcacaaatatggtagtgatatccccaaatatagtagtgatatgatatcatcgtgtccatatatgggcacatcacatttttttgtcacataaagtttgatagtagacAGACCTTTAGTCTGTTAAAAATAATCCTTTGACTGAAACAATGTTTTCTGAAAATTTCagaatgaattattattaagtatCTCTGACAAATTTCAAGAGAGCTGGTGGCAGttattaatatgatttatattactttttttgtgtgttttttcatactcatccaacagcgagcaacTCCCCAATGACTTTTTTTTCCACTCATTAccataaattgatttttttgtcaaacatgTCCACAGACCACCGACATGCAGCACTTACTTACAATGTATATTGATTTTGTTGTTATggtaaacaacaaaaatatcatttttgttataattgttGGTAGCATTCACATcttcattttatataatttatgctTTTTAATATCCGATCCCAACCAAGAAGAAGTAGGTTTAATATCAGGCTCACATTCAACTACATCATTTTCCATTCATCAAGGCAGGAAATAATATTTCACATAGAAATACTATTCAGGGGTAATACAGTGAAATTGTTACATACATTAAGAAAAGTGAGTGttatcatatacagtactatcTGATGTTTTTCACAGAGCAAGGCTAGCAGCTTTAAAAATTCATGCCGAGCCACGAAAAGAAAAGTTGCTAATGCTGTACAAGCAAGCTCTTTAATTGGAGCTTGACAGGCAGGGGTGAAAGACCCTTTTATCAGAGGTCGTAAAGGGATTATtcttttataaacacaccttCCTTGCCATTTGATAGATTAATTTCAAATGTCGCATACTATACATTGTTTTCTCCCATTATAACGATTAGAGATATTATTTGATATTGGTTAATAGTGTGCGCCATCTACAACTGCTGTAATCCACTGTCTGTTAAAATATGAGAGCTGCTTTTTTGAATGGCCAGCCTTTGATATTGATAGAAGCAACAGACTATAGTTAGATAAAGTTTATATTACaacagtaggtgtgttataaaacaaataatgaatgaattttgCATTCTATTTAATTTGGCACTCTCATGTTTTTGTAATGTTTCTCTTGATGATCAGGAGTTTACGGTTGTTAATGACCTTTACATAAAAGAGGACAGGTTTTCAAGACGCAGGGTATCTGAAGATGTTAGTGGAAAGGTAGCGTAGAAAAAAAAGCATAAacactaaataaatatatatttcctatagtttaattactgtatatacagtactgtacactatTAAGAGAAAATTCTATATACTAATAGGTGGTAAGGTGaacttatttaaagatgtattgtccccaaaaaacatgaaaaatgaagattaatgaaatcagactttgaatatgttattttgtagttttattaaactttcgtagaaaaaaatacggaaacaaataatgttttcacttaacaaatgacaaaataaattgttaaacccaaccaaaaacccatgggctggcagccaatttgactatttttttgctttaaattccagttttttaggtaaatacatttttttaaaatccaattttttgtcaaagtggatagttttattaggtgacattaaaatggcatatttcaaaatattttacaaattattttttcaaggggacaatacatctttgattATTTTGGGTATTACTGCAAATAGTTATATTTAAAGCTTTGTTATATACAGTCCTCTTAAATAACGAAATAATAATGGATCACGTTTACTTAACATTTTACACCTCATAAGATTGAGTGCTGACTTTAATGGATCTGTTCCCTGGAGATACTAATTGTTCTAACTTATTATTACtcttattaataaatattattgtggATTGAAATTTAGAATAGTTACCAAACAAATATCATACCCAATATCTTCAATTATGATGTTTTTACTCTTTTTGTTctgttgttttaattttaacgTACAAAAGGATATCATAGTAACTTTAGAAAACTCTGAAAGTGGTCACATGACCCGTGTTACTGAAATTAAAGAACATAAGGTAGGGTTTTAATTCCATATATGGTGTATATGCATTTTTGTGATTTACACTAAATTgactaatttttttaatttttcaaataagtggtagtaaaataaaaataaaaataacactcTTATTAGGCGACACTTTCTTGCAACatgaatacagtatatatttttgtttaaatggcCACATAAGGGACATTTTTTCACCCAAAATGTGTTCCTTAATAGTGGTACATGGATACCATGCCTGATGTTTAAatcaacatttaaaatacagtatatagccTTTTTGTTTTTTCCATAAACCTTTCTGCTGTTGAATTTTAGGCCTAATACTTTAGTTTATTGTGTGCCTCCCTTATTGTCGGCATTGCTTAATAATgatatcaaattttaaaattagtttgtgcatgcattgtacagtatttaaaccTTAGTTTctcattatttattcattatttacatATTCTGAACAAGCTGGGCAAATCTGAAACTGTGATACATACTTCTGTTTAATGAATATCAAACAGTGAGAGCATGTTGTGGCTTCAATTGTTACATTTATCaaaatccccccccccccccctaaaaTATGTTATACTGTCAAAACTTAACATAGTTGATTGCTATGGCGATCAGCTATACTTATTCATCTACAGTACACTCATTTATATATTGTGATGTTTTAAAGATAgtgtgtttatactgtatattaattactagattttattattattatgccagTAACATTCAAATTCATTGTAGACATTTTTTGTGTGTGAACGCAACCTTATTAGATACTTACTGTAGTTTGTTCAACTAATATTTGGGTTTCATTTTTATATCATAGATAAATTTATTGTGTATCTTTGTAATGCAGATGGAAAATTATTTTTGATTATTAATTGAAGATGTTTTCTGCTTGTCAACTGGTACCAGAAAAACTTTTGGCAGTGTAAACTAGCCATACATTGTCATGTTaattactactaataatacagTTAAACTTAAATGTACCTTgaagaataattttaaatattgattaattaaattcaCAATTTAGAACAGATTTTTTACTTATTAATTCAAGATAttgttaatacatttttgttcCACAAATCCTTTCTTCAAACTCGCTCTTTGACCTACTATTTCAGACTCTGAATGTGGAGGTGGATTTTGAGGGTGTGCAGCAAAGGCTAACGGGCCATCATCGTGGGCCAGTTGACCAACGAGTCCCTGGTAACCCAGCTCAAAATCCTCGGGTAAACGGTTGGAGTTACAACAGCGTTCTAAGTTATTATCAAAATGTATACAATACCTGCTTTTTAGCCTCTGCATTCAGAATATACTGTAGATCATTAGTTTAATAACCGCATCTTCttctttttgtttctttatttttcatattattacCAAAAATAGCAGTGCATTGTTTTGATTGGTGTATTTAATACTGAAATTGCATGTTGCATTTTGAGGTTACAGTAAAAGTAATATGTTATTTATGGACAACTTTAAAAACTAACAAGTCGATcgataaataaaatgtgtttctgTGCATCTTAATTGCATATTATGAGAGTTTGTATAAATCTGGTATTAAAATCCTGGAACTCTGCTCTTGTTTGAGTTTAAGCCCATCTGTACTGGAATTAAGCCCATCTATTCCATCTCACCGACGTTCCTCTGAAAAATTAATTGCCGTCTGTTCCATGTTTCTGAACTAAGACTTACTGAGACAAACTTATTGTTTCCTTCCTTCCTGTCTTTGGAACTAACTTCCACTTTTCTAAAAAATATTCACCCACAAATTAATTTTGGCggaatattaatgttttattattattataattatctcCAAATACGTAATTTTATGCAAAATTGTTTATGTCTGATTATACCAAGATGGATGTTGTTTACTTCCCTCAAACAAATTAGTTTACCTCCATTATAAAAATCCTGCTGATGCCTATCAAAGTACTGTAGATGATAGACTATGCATTTTTCCTTATTCTGAATTCTTCATCCTCTCCAAAAGTTGTCCCTGTCAATGATGTTATGGATTTGATTGACAAGATTGtgatgtttgttgttgtttggaATGAATGTGCAACTTTATCTTTATTTCCTATGGAATAATGCACTGCTGTTtattgtataaagctctgtctacaccatcaaaacagtgtgatgtgcccaaatatggtagtgatgtgcccaaatatggcagtaatatgacatcatcatgtccatataagggcacatcacattttgttgtcacataaagtttaatagtgtagacagagctttattataGACTCAAACATAACATCATGATACCATGTGTCTCCTCTTGTCTACGTACCTCTCAAAACGTGGTCATTATTCCATTTAATTGatttcataaataattataCGTTAATCTTAAAACGTTTAATGCGCAAAGCCTCTAAGCATTTCATATTATTATCCCAGTAATGTTTTATACCGAACACATCTGGAAACATACTACCATAATGTTGCAGAAGTAAACAGCGCAGTTGTGTTTGGACCTATACCAGGtgcccatttgtacacctgggtggagagaggcaaatgtcgGTGTCTTTCCAATGCGACAAACTTTAGATTCAAattctcacgatcagtagtccaatgTCCGACACACATTTAAATTTCATGATTACTGTAGTTTCAAATCAGATATACTGACAAAAAAAAACGCTGAAATGATAATATTATGAGCATTGtaattatattacaatttacatacaTCAGTTCATATGCTGTAATTAAAATTTGGTTTGAAGTTAAAATTGTTGGCCGCATTTTTAACAAGAGGTAAGAGATTCACTGGTATCATTATGTCATGTTTAGAACTCTATAACCTTAATATATATACATGCATATGCATTAGTTaacataatcatttttttcagttaatttttatttgaaaaactAACAGTATTTGGTTGCAGGCTGAGTGGATGCATCGCATGCCATCAGAATAATTCAGAATATTAAATTCATCCTCactctttttaataatttattatctatATACCTAATTAAATTCTAACagcatatttttatttcaggccctatatattatatttcattacatatATTAAGCATTATTATGTTTTTGATCtgaacatttgtttttattataatatacacattttttgatataatattattattattagtttttttttactgctgtatataaaaatactaaacaaaaaaaatggtgGTGGAGGTAAACAAACTAAGTATTGTATAACAAAGGGAcataatgaacatttttttgaaataaatactttatttcatACTAATTTTGgtgatatttaattaaaatattaaatattataaatttaaaatattataaagccTAATAACAttgtttatgtatattaatttacttttatcATTTAACCTAAGCTAATGTACAAATTATGTACTAAGTTTTACTTTAAATGTGAATGTCCTCTAGTTTACAGTAGTACATGAAAAAcaagtttataaatattttacaccTGTATGCAATGTATTTATACACCTGTATGCAATGTgtcaattatgcaaattagctacTAAGTCATTGCACACAATATAATACTATAGATATTAAAATCTCAAAATAGatgttatgtttgttataaATCTATTACCatatctattataaatatttcaaacatttattatatttaatatattacaatatttttttatttatttttttttttattttggtaattAGAATccataacaaaaacaaaataatctaATCTAACGAatctaattaataaatttatttctattgtggttgtattattaataaaaataatcttactattataataataatgaatagataaaaataaaaagatctaaatatgaaatatatatgaataaaaggttcaatttaaattcatatatatgaataaaaggttcaatttcaattcatggcgacaatactgtaattaaaatttttcactttataaataaatgttcaacTTTCAAAACACACGATAGCATGAAATACAAAGATTAACCAAACAATGACATGTTTGCATTACACCAATATAAGCTAATTATTCTATCACCGTGATGTTTATATTGAAGatccactttaaaaaaaaaaattaagtttttacaGAAAACACATTCTCAAGGTTCCAATTTAAGCTTAAATATAGCTGtagaatttaataaaaaatgaaaattgttgttaaagaaaaatattaaaatatacaataattgaTAATGT
The window above is part of the Antedon mediterranea chromosome 10, ecAntMedi1.1, whole genome shotgun sequence genome. Proteins encoded here:
- the LOC140060241 gene encoding uncharacterized protein isoform X9, which gives rise to MAEQLVTKMPLAQQLNDMVKNFTLLDILSKEEQEDLLSSKIDLIRKQNEERIKRHQEIEEDRLRAAGREGDIKPPNNPDTDSKAMSASPTFQQIPYPPQERTSPHSARSQPPQNSSRSPQDTRSPPGAQQQSEKYICIQLRNEGSGLGFGLVGKKGIGVVVKTIVPGGAAAKDGRLQPGDMMVYINDTCVRGFTRDQIVDLLINLQKQSKELTLKVTRGPQQQSIGNLTSPPSSALRLHNAGRNAYGPTTDRKMEFTVVNDLYIKEDRFSRRRVSEDVSGKDIIVTLENSESGHMTRVTEIKEHKTLNVEVDFEGVQQRLTGHHRGPVDQRVPGNPAQNPRVNGWSYNSVLSYYQNEEWSEKRRQNIDRVEAEILAMREQYENQKQQGAVTSPPPHYSRTNFLDDPSRDEDDLSKRSPKQHDSSQKQYGSRRTQHSYGGTDFEDAATLVARQKAHQRQQAQNSTEISMTGKERKRYENWKKERDEIDEQRMARHKSSSGEWKREWDKAKTGNWAIC